A genomic region of Capsicum annuum cultivar UCD-10X-F1 unplaced genomic scaffold, UCD10Xv1.1 ctg1490, whole genome shotgun sequence contains the following coding sequences:
- the LOC107875716 gene encoding probable E3 ubiquitin-protein ligase RHC1A, with the protein MSSGSYTHWCHRCRQPIQPLGGNCLCPNCGGGFVEELDDMIGSRSNIEDDPHFGLIDPFPDPRFGIMDALAAFMRQRMAGRNPNFDIRTRSGIVPGSGRGFGSGPWLIFHGQTPVSMTENDAFEYFFNGSPGMGQRRPNFDDLMGTGLQQLIEQLSMNDRQGPPPAPRSAIDALPTVRITQRHLNTDSQCSVCQDNFELGSEARQMPCKHLYHSDCIVPWLVRHNSCPVCRLELPSRASGSAPTNWTSRTGNVSSGTNNSSGRDNSGQNQGRRNLFSFLWPFRSSNQNTGNYTDERRGGSSSTTPYEENNEANYPAWRF; encoded by the coding sequence ATGTCGAGTGGGAGCTATACACACTGGTGCCACAGATGCAGGCAGCCAATTCAACCTTTAGGAGGTAATTGTCTTTGCCCAAATTGTGGCGGAGGTTTCGTTGAAGAGCTCGATGACATGATAGGTTCTAGATCAAATATTGAGGATGATCCTCATTTTGGATTGATTGATCCTTTTCCAGACCCAAGATTTGGTATAATGGATGCCCTTGCTGCATTCATGAGGCAGAGAATGGCaggaagaaaccctaactttgaCATAAGGACAAGATCTGGCATTGTTCCAGGAAGTGGGAGGGGCTTTGGTTCTGGTCCATGGTTGATATTTCATGGCCAAACTCCTGTTAGTATGACCGAAAATGATGCATTTGAGTACTTTTTCAATGGAAGCCCAGGAATGGGGCAGCGACGAcctaattttgatgatttgatgGGGACTGGGCTGCAACAGTTAATTGAGCAGCTCAGTATGAATGATAGGCAGGGGCCTCCCCCGGCACCTCGTTCGGCAATTGATGCTTTGCCTACTGTCAGGATCACACAAAGGCACCTCAACACTGATTCTCAATGCTCAGTTTGTCAAGATAACTTTGAATTGGGTTCTGAAGCAAGGCAAATGCCATGTAAGCATCTTTACCATTCAGATTGTATTGTACCTTGGTTGGTCAGGCACAACTCATGCCCTGTCTGCCGTCTTGAGCTGCCTTCACGAGCTTCTGGGAGTGCCCCGACCAATTGGACTTCCAGAACTGGAAACGTTAGCAGTGGCACCAACAACAGTAGTGGTAGGGACAACAGCGGTCAAAACCAAGGGAGGAGGAATCTTTTTTCATTCTTGTGGCCTTTTCGCTCGTCCAACCAAAACACTGGCAATTATACTGATGAGAGGAGAGGAGGAAGTAGCTCAACAACACCCTATGAAGAGAACAATGAAGCAAATTACCCTGCATGGCgcttttaa